CGCGGTGCTGCAGATGCCGGGCACGCTGGCGGCCATCGGCGTGTGCGTGGTGGCCGGGCAGGTGTTCTTCATCCTGGCCCTGCGCCACGGCGATGCGTCCTTCGTGGTGCCGATGCTGGGGCTGAAGCTGTTCGCCGTGGCCGGCATCTCGGCCGTGTTGCTGGGGGAGACCTACGAACCCTTGGTGTACGTCGGCGCCGCCGGGGCCTTCGCGAGCCTGTTCCTGCTGTCCGACGGCAAACTCAAGGGCAGCCTGCGCTCGGCGCTGTTCGTCACCGCCGCCGCACTGCTGTATGGCGTCACCGATGTGCTGCTGGTCGGCGCCATCCGGGCCGGCGTCAGCCCGCTCGAAATCGGCGTCTATTCACTGCTGGTGCCGGCGTTCCTGACCTTGCCGGTCACCCTCACGCTGCTGCCGGGCCGCTGGCGCGTGAGTCTGCCGTTCGGCCGCGCGCTGGGCAGCTACGCGGCGATCCAGATTGCCGGCATGGTGTTCCTGATGATGGCCTTCGGCCTGGCCGGCAAGGCCACCATCGTCAACATCGTGCAGACCTCGCGCGGCCTGTGGGTGCTGGCGGTGGTGTACGGCATGGGCCGGCTGGGCATGGCCGGCGTCGAGCGCCTGACCGGCGCCCAGTACCGCAAGCGCGCCGTCGGTGCCCTGCTGCTGATGGCCTCGCTGTCGCTGGCGGTGCTGGCGCATCAGTGATATCGCCTGCACCGGCGCTGTAGGAGCCCGGCTATGCCGGGCGATCATCGCGCTGCAGAAGCCCGGCTGCGGCGGACGATCATCACGGGGGCGATTGATCGCCGGCCTGATCGGCGTCGATCCGCTGGGCCTTGCCCCGCCAGTGGATGCCGCGCAGGTTCGCGTCTGTGCCGGCTGCTGCCCGCACATGCAGCTCGCCGGCGCGCAGTTCGATGCCCAGCAGCCCATAGGCCGCCCACAACATGCGCGCCGCCGCCCCGGTGTACCAGCTCCAGCCGCCGCGGCCCTCGTGGCCGGGGCCGCTGTAGATGTCCGCCGGTTGCTGGTGCGGGGCCAGGCCGTAACGGGCGGCCAGTTCCGGCCCATCGCGGTCCAGCGGCGAGATCTTGCACCACAGCCGCAGCGCGTCGGCGCGCAGCAGCTGCGCGGTTTCGGGGTTGCCTGCGTCGCGCGCCAGGGCGGTGAGCGCGTCCACCAGCCACGAGCTGCCGTGCGAGTACTGGCCGCCGTTCTCGCGCACGCCGGGCGGGTACAGCGCGATGCGGCCGGGCCAGGGTTTGGAATGCTCATCCGACGGCGGCCACTGCACGCGCACCAGGTGGTCTGATTCGAGCTCCGGCAGATCGGCGCGCAATGCCGCCAGGGCGATGTCGTTCGGCACGGCGCCGGACAGGGCCGGCCAGGCAGCGGTCAATGCGTTTGGCAGCAGCAGCGGCGTGC
This Immundisolibacter cernigliae DNA region includes the following protein-coding sequences:
- a CDS encoding EamA family transporter, with the translated sequence MPSYVLLTLAAAWLHAISFTLAKRLWVYSRDPFQISILSQVACGLLAALALPWAGYDAVLQMPGTLAAIGVCVVAGQVFFILALRHGDASFVVPMLGLKLFAVAGISAVLLGETYEPLVYVGAAGAFASLFLLSDGKLKGSLRSALFVTAAALLYGVTDVLLVGAIRAGVSPLEIGVYSLLVPAFLTLPVTLTLLPGRWRVSLPFGRALGSYAAIQIAGMVFLMMAFGLAGKATIVNIVQTSRGLWVLAVVYGMGRLGMAGVERLTGAQYRKRAVGALLLMASLSLAVLAHQ